The proteins below come from a single Microtus pennsylvanicus isolate mMicPen1 chromosome 13, mMicPen1.hap1, whole genome shotgun sequence genomic window:
- the Tex48 gene encoding testis-expressed protein 48, whose translation MARAVKHLPWKLKDLSLDPRTLIKSGAWQATYQNLASKIFCLCCRDCEEAVIESSKPPSQTQENQPPSYSSQTQKNELNKPNCKYTNTQFPTGQEKRLSSSSSEFEELTAYNIQTGYPKKNLNRYCQEHWAFRPCLIGRP comes from the exons ATGGCTCGGgcagtaaagcacttgccatggaAGCTTAAGGACCTGAGTCTGGACCCCAGAACCCTCATAAAAAGTGGAGCATGGCAAG CAACCTACCAAAACCTGGCCTCGAAGATATTCTGTTTATGCTGCCGAGACTGTGAGGAAGCCGTCATTGAGAGCTCCAAGCCTCCTAGTCAAACCCAAGAGAATCAGCCACCATCCTACA GTTCGCAGACTCAGAAGAATGAGTTAAACAAACCAAATTGCAAGTACACTAATACCCAGTTCCCCACTGGTCAAGAGAAGAGACTCTCTTCCAGCAGCAGCGAGTTTGAAG AACTGACTGCATACAACATACAAACAGGATAccctaaaaaaaatctaaaccgCTACTGCCAGGAACACTGGGCCTTCCGGCCGTGCCTCATCGGGAGACCCTGA